One part of the Lapillicoccus jejuensis genome encodes these proteins:
- the tpiA gene encoding triose-phosphate isomerase, protein MAASTAPAGGRTPLMAGNWKMNLDHLQATHLVQKLDWTLRDAKHDFAAVEVAVLPPFTDLRSVQTLVDGDRLSLRYGAQDLSVHASGAYTGEISGAFLAKLGCTYVAVGHSERREYHHETDEVVGAKVRAAYAHGLTPILCCGEGLEVRKEGGQVEHVLTQLQAALDGVTAAQARSIVIAYEPVWAIGTGEVATPDDAQEVCAAIRTLLAELWSGDVADAVRVLYGGSVKAANVAAIMAQEDVDGALVGGAAIDPTEFASICRYRDHVAL, encoded by the coding sequence ATGGCCGCGTCGACCGCTCCCGCCGGCGGGCGCACCCCGCTCATGGCCGGCAACTGGAAGATGAACCTCGACCACCTCCAGGCCACCCACCTCGTGCAGAAGCTGGACTGGACGCTGCGCGACGCCAAGCACGACTTCGCCGCGGTCGAGGTGGCCGTCCTGCCGCCCTTCACCGACCTGCGGTCGGTCCAGACGCTCGTCGACGGCGACCGGCTGTCGCTGCGGTACGGCGCCCAGGACCTCTCGGTCCACGCCTCGGGTGCCTACACCGGCGAGATCTCGGGCGCCTTCCTCGCCAAGCTCGGCTGCACGTACGTCGCCGTGGGGCACAGCGAGCGGCGCGAGTACCACCACGAGACCGACGAGGTCGTCGGGGCGAAGGTCCGCGCGGCCTACGCCCACGGGCTGACCCCGATCCTGTGCTGCGGCGAGGGCCTCGAGGTGCGCAAGGAGGGCGGGCAGGTCGAGCACGTCCTCACCCAGCTGCAGGCCGCCCTCGACGGCGTGACGGCGGCGCAGGCGCGCAGCATCGTCATCGCCTACGAGCCCGTCTGGGCCATCGGCACCGGCGAGGTGGCCACCCCGGACGACGCGCAGGAGGTCTGCGCGGCCATCCGCACGCTGCTCGCCGAGCTGTGGAGCGGTGACGTCGCCGACGCCGTCCGCGTGCTGTACGGCGGCTCGGTCAAGGCCGCGAACGTCGCCGCGATCATGGCCCAGGAGGACGTCGACGGCGCCCTCGTGGGCGGCGCGGCGATCGACCCGACCGAGTTCGCCTCGATCTGCCGGTACCGCGACCACGTCGCGCTCTGA
- the opcA gene encoding glucose-6-phosphate dehydrogenase assembly protein OpcA, whose amino-acid sequence MIVDLPKTTSVAVSKKLVSLRNDVGAMTLGRVLTLVIVVEDTQAEDVIEAANDASRQHPCRILVVVAGNRRGANRMDAQIRVGGDAGASEVVVLRLYGPLANHGQSVVVPLLLPDSPVVAWWPHEAPADLRKDPIAVMAHRRITDAAESSNPKAALKRQARTFSPGDTDLAWTRVTLWRGLLAAALDGPPYLPVTEAVVEGAVDSPSSDLLAAWLGSTLRVPVQRVRTRAGSGVVGVRLERSNGPIDLVRPDGTVATLSQPGQPDRRISLKRRGLAECLADELRRLDNDEVYAETLVTGLELLTPATKTASEAAAAGEAPSVEEARRTQRRLARDHHAAAASAMVTAPTAPETGDTDQVRTATAAKLADEPTPREQDLGALAAPAKRTAKRTATPKASTKAAATRTTAKRTAKKATS is encoded by the coding sequence GTGATCGTCGACCTTCCCAAGACGACGAGCGTCGCCGTCAGCAAGAAGCTGGTGAGCCTGCGCAACGACGTCGGCGCGATGACCCTGGGGCGCGTCCTCACCCTCGTCATCGTCGTCGAGGACACCCAGGCCGAGGACGTCATCGAGGCGGCCAACGACGCGAGCCGGCAGCACCCCTGCCGGATCCTCGTCGTCGTCGCCGGCAACCGCCGCGGCGCCAACCGGATGGACGCGCAGATCCGCGTCGGCGGCGACGCCGGCGCGAGCGAGGTCGTCGTCCTGCGGCTCTACGGGCCCCTGGCCAATCACGGCCAGAGCGTCGTCGTCCCGCTGCTGCTGCCCGACTCGCCTGTCGTGGCGTGGTGGCCGCACGAGGCCCCGGCCGACCTGCGCAAGGACCCGATCGCGGTCATGGCGCACCGCCGGATCACCGACGCCGCCGAGTCGAGCAACCCCAAGGCCGCGCTCAAGCGGCAGGCGAGGACGTTCAGCCCCGGCGACACCGACCTCGCCTGGACCCGCGTCACGCTGTGGCGCGGGCTGCTCGCGGCGGCCCTCGACGGGCCGCCGTACCTGCCCGTCACCGAGGCCGTCGTCGAGGGGGCCGTGGACTCGCCGTCCTCGGACCTGCTCGCCGCGTGGCTGGGCTCGACCCTGCGGGTCCCCGTCCAGCGGGTGCGGACCCGGGCCGGCTCCGGCGTCGTCGGCGTGCGGCTCGAGCGGTCCAACGGGCCCATCGACCTCGTCCGCCCCGACGGCACTGTCGCCACGCTGTCCCAGCCCGGCCAGCCGGACCGGCGGATCAGCCTCAAGCGCCGTGGCCTGGCCGAGTGCCTGGCCGACGAGCTGCGTCGGCTCGACAACGACGAGGTGTACGCCGAGACGCTGGTCACCGGCCTCGAGCTGCTCACCCCCGCCACGAAGACGGCCAGCGAGGCCGCCGCCGCCGGCGAGGCGCCCTCGGTCGAGGAGGCCCGTCGCACCCAGCGCCGGCTCGCCCGCGACCACCACGCCGCGGCCGCGTCGGCCATGGTCACCGCCCCGACCGCGCCGGAGACCGGCGACACCGACCAGGTCCGCACCGCCACCGCGGCCAAGCTCGCCGACGAGCCGACCCCGCGCGAGCAGGACCTCGGCGCCCTGGCGGCGCCCGCGAAGAGGACGGCGAAGCGGACGGCGACCCCGAAGGCGAGCACGAAGGCGGCCGCGACGAGGACGACCGCCAAGCGGACCGCGAAGAAGGCCACGTCGTGA
- the tkt gene encoding transketolase, translated as MTTTTATRALKRAASPLAGRSPDLPAPVATKAGWTDLDVRAVDTARLLAADAVQKVGNGHPGTAMSLAPVAYLIYQQVMTHDPSDPTWLGRDRFVLSCGHSSLTQYVQLFLSGYGLELSDLEALRTWGSLTPGHPEVHHTKGVEITTGPLGSGLASAVGMAMAQRRQRGLLDPDAKPGTSPFDHHVYVLASDGDIMEGVSHEASALAGHQELGNLTVVYDQNHISIEDDTNISFSEDVAKRYEAYGWDVRVVDWRQQAADGQGGHTYVEDVDALLAAIRAGEKVLDKPTLVLLKTIIAWPAPTKQDTGKAHGSALGPDEVRATKELLGFPAEKAFTVERPVLARAREVVKRGKAAHREWDKAYKAWRKANKDSAALLDRLVAGELPAGLVKALPVFPTDTEKGLATRAASGKVLGALAEVMPELWGGSADLAESNNTTMEGQPSFIPAGKQTDAWKGGPYGRTLHFGIREFGMGAILNGIALEGLTRPYGGTFLTFSDYMRGAVRLAAIQGLPVTFVWTHDSIGLGEDGPTHQPVEQLASLRAMPGLDVVRPADANETAVAWRTILEKARPAGLALSRQNLPVVDRKVYAKASGVAKGAYVLADAGHGGTPDVILVATGSEVPIALDARERLERSGIATRVVSMPCREWFQEQTRGYQEKVLPSAVRARVSIEAGATLGWHDIVGDAGRAIGIDHFGASADAKTLYREFGLTAEVVVKEAKASLKAATAAGQPRVPVLDGTAPRTETDGALDEVPPYDAAGTGSEPAALKAGSGAR; from the coding sequence GTGACGACCACCACGGCCACCCGCGCCTTGAAGCGCGCCGCCTCCCCCCTCGCCGGGCGCAGCCCGGACCTGCCGGCCCCCGTGGCCACGAAGGCGGGGTGGACGGACCTCGACGTGCGGGCCGTGGACACCGCCCGCCTCCTCGCGGCCGACGCCGTGCAGAAGGTCGGCAACGGCCACCCCGGCACCGCGATGTCCCTCGCGCCGGTGGCCTACCTGATCTACCAGCAGGTGATGACCCACGACCCGAGCGACCCGACCTGGCTCGGCCGGGACCGCTTCGTCCTGTCGTGCGGCCACTCCAGCCTCACCCAGTACGTCCAGCTCTTCCTGTCCGGCTACGGGCTCGAGCTGAGCGACCTCGAGGCGCTGCGGACCTGGGGCAGCCTCACCCCGGGCCACCCGGAGGTCCACCACACCAAGGGCGTCGAGATCACCACCGGCCCGCTCGGGTCCGGTCTCGCGTCCGCCGTCGGCATGGCCATGGCGCAGCGTCGCCAGCGCGGCCTGCTCGACCCCGACGCGAAGCCGGGCACCAGCCCGTTCGACCACCACGTCTACGTGCTGGCCTCGGACGGCGACATCATGGAGGGCGTCAGCCACGAGGCGAGCGCGCTGGCCGGCCACCAGGAGCTGGGCAACCTCACCGTCGTCTACGACCAGAACCACATCTCCATCGAGGACGACACCAACATCTCGTTCTCCGAGGACGTCGCGAAGCGCTACGAGGCCTACGGCTGGGACGTGCGCGTGGTCGACTGGCGCCAGCAGGCCGCCGACGGGCAGGGCGGGCACACCTACGTCGAGGACGTCGACGCGCTGCTGGCCGCCATCCGCGCCGGGGAGAAGGTCCTCGACAAGCCGACCCTCGTGCTGCTCAAGACGATCATCGCCTGGCCGGCCCCGACCAAGCAGGACACCGGCAAGGCCCACGGCTCCGCCCTCGGCCCCGACGAGGTCCGCGCGACCAAGGAGCTGCTCGGCTTCCCCGCCGAGAAGGCGTTCACCGTCGAGCGGCCCGTCCTGGCCCGGGCGCGCGAGGTCGTCAAGCGCGGCAAGGCCGCCCACCGCGAGTGGGACAAGGCCTACAAGGCCTGGCGCAAGGCCAACAAGGACTCCGCCGCCCTGCTCGACCGCCTCGTCGCCGGGGAGCTCCCCGCCGGGCTGGTCAAGGCGCTGCCGGTCTTCCCGACCGACACCGAGAAGGGCCTGGCCACCCGCGCCGCGTCCGGCAAGGTCCTCGGCGCGCTCGCCGAGGTCATGCCCGAGCTGTGGGGCGGCTCGGCCGACCTGGCCGAGTCCAACAACACGACGATGGAGGGCCAGCCGTCCTTCATCCCCGCCGGCAAGCAGACCGACGCATGGAAGGGCGGGCCCTACGGCCGCACCCTGCACTTCGGCATCCGCGAGTTCGGCATGGGCGCGATCCTCAACGGCATCGCGCTCGAGGGCCTCACCCGCCCGTACGGCGGCACCTTCCTCACCTTCTCCGACTACATGCGCGGCGCCGTGCGCCTCGCGGCCATCCAGGGTCTGCCGGTCACCTTCGTGTGGACCCATGACTCGATCGGTCTCGGCGAGGACGGCCCGACCCACCAGCCGGTCGAGCAGCTCGCCTCGCTGCGCGCGATGCCCGGCCTCGACGTCGTACGCCCCGCGGACGCCAACGAGACCGCGGTCGCCTGGCGCACCATCCTCGAGAAGGCCCGCCCCGCCGGTCTGGCCCTCAGCCGCCAGAACCTCCCCGTCGTCGACCGCAAGGTCTACGCCAAGGCGTCGGGCGTCGCCAAGGGTGCCTACGTCCTGGCCGACGCCGGCCACGGCGGCACCCCCGACGTCATCCTCGTCGCGACCGGCTCCGAGGTCCCGATCGCGCTCGACGCGCGCGAGCGCCTCGAGCGGTCGGGCATCGCGACCCGGGTCGTCTCCATGCCGTGCCGCGAGTGGTTCCAGGAGCAGACCCGCGGCTACCAGGAGAAGGTGCTGCCGAGCGCCGTACGGGCGCGCGTGAGCATCGAGGCCGGGGCCACCCTCGGGTGGCACGACATCGTCGGCGACGCCGGCCGGGCCATCGGCATCGACCACTTCGGCGCCTCGGCCGACGCCAAGACCCTCTACCGCGAGTTCGGCCTGACGGCCGAGGTCGTCGTCAAGGAGGCCAAGGCCTCCCTCAAGGCGGCCACGGCGGCCGGGCAGCCCCGGGTGCCCGTCCTCGACGGCACGGCGCCGCGCACCGAGACCGACGGCGCGCTCGACGAGGTGCCCCCGTACGACGCCGCCGGCACGGGCTCCGAGCCCGCCGCCCTCAAGGCCGGCTCCGGCGCGCGCTGA
- a CDS encoding RNA polymerase-binding protein RbpA, which yields MAGGNAIRGSRVGAGPMGEAERGESAPRTIISYWCSNGHETRPSFAQEPGLALPETWDCPRCGFPAGQDRENPPAPPKVEPYKTHLAYVKERRSDADGEAILQEALSTLRERGLIQ from the coding sequence ATGGCGGGCGGTAACGCGATCCGAGGCAGCCGGGTGGGCGCCGGGCCGATGGGTGAGGCGGAGCGCGGCGAGTCCGCGCCGCGCACGATCATCAGCTACTGGTGCTCCAACGGGCACGAGACCCGACCCAGCTTCGCGCAGGAGCCCGGCCTGGCGCTCCCCGAGACCTGGGACTGCCCCCGCTGCGGCTTCCCGGCCGGCCAGGACCGCGAGAACCCGCCGGCCCCGCCGAAGGTGGAGCCCTACAAGACGCACCTGGCCTACGTGAAGGAGCGGCGCTCGGACGCCGACGGCGAGGCCATCCTCCAGGAGGCCCTCTCGACGCTGCGGGAGCGCGGCCTCATCCAGTGA
- the pgl gene encoding 6-phosphogluconolactonase — protein MSAEPQVVVHPGKQQLADAVAARLVAAAVDAQARGGRAQLVLTGGSMGSAVWGSVLQTPGRSSVDWSRVDLWWGDERYLPAGDGERNDTQNDEAGLSSLGLDPQRVFRVAGPDASDSAEASAASYAQTVREHGQGSFDVVLLGVGPDGHVASLFPHHPAQRTEGAITVAVHDSPKPPPDRVSLTFEALARAREVWFLVAGDDKGEAVAAALAPGADRWDVPASGVRGEEATRWLVDEAAASRLPR, from the coding sequence GTGAGCGCCGAGCCGCAGGTGGTCGTCCACCCCGGCAAGCAGCAGCTCGCCGACGCGGTGGCGGCCCGGCTCGTCGCCGCCGCGGTCGACGCGCAGGCCCGCGGCGGACGGGCCCAGCTCGTCCTCACCGGCGGGTCGATGGGCTCGGCCGTCTGGGGCTCCGTGCTGCAGACGCCCGGCCGGTCGTCCGTCGACTGGTCGCGGGTCGACCTGTGGTGGGGCGACGAGCGCTACCTGCCCGCCGGCGACGGCGAGCGCAACGACACCCAGAACGACGAGGCCGGGCTGTCCTCGCTGGGCCTCGACCCGCAGCGCGTCTTCCGGGTCGCCGGCCCGGATGCGAGCGACTCGGCGGAGGCCAGCGCGGCGTCGTACGCGCAGACGGTCCGCGAGCACGGGCAGGGCTCCTTCGACGTCGTCCTGCTCGGTGTGGGCCCGGACGGGCACGTCGCGTCGCTCTTCCCGCACCACCCCGCGCAGCGCACCGAGGGGGCGATCACCGTGGCCGTCCACGACTCCCCCAAGCCGCCGCCGGACCGGGTCTCGCTGACCTTCGAGGCCCTCGCCCGGGCCCGCGAGGTCTGGTTCCTCGTCGCGGGGGACGACAAGGGCGAGGCCGTGGCCGCGGCGCTGGCCCCGGGGGCCGACCGCTGGGACGTCCCCGCGTCGGGCGTCCGCGGCGAGGAGGCGACCCGGTGGCTGGTGGACGAGGCCGCCGCGAGCCGGCTGCCGCGCTGA
- the zwf gene encoding glucose-6-phosphate dehydrogenase, which produces MSAATVAAGRNPLRDARDRRLPRIAGPCGMVLFGVTGDLSRKKLMPAIYDLANRGLLPPGFSLVGFARRDWADQDFGQVVYESVKQHARTPFREDVWRNLSEGFRFVPGTFDDPAAFDLLAQTVHQLEQERGTGGNLAFYLSIPPGSFSMVCEQLERSGLATAATDSWRRVVIEKPFGHDLPSARELNSIVESVFPADSVFRIDHYLGKETVQNILALRFANQMFEPVWNANYVDHVQITMAEDIGIGGRAGYYDGIGAARDVIQNHLLQLLALTAMEEPVSFRADDLRAEKEKVLSAVRVPRDIGAATARGQYAAGWQGAEEVVGYLQEDGVAKTSTTETYAAVKLEVDTRRWAGVPFYLRTGKRLGKRVTEIAVVFKKAPHLPFDDTATEELGQNAIVVRVQPDEGITMRFGSKVPGAQMEVRDVTMDFGYGNAFTESSPEAYERLILDVLLGDPPLFPRHEEVELSWKILDPIEQWWGQHGKPQPYPAGGWGPAASDDMMARDGRTWRMP; this is translated from the coding sequence ATGAGCGCGGCCACGGTGGCGGCGGGCCGGAACCCGCTGCGCGACGCGAGGGACCGGCGGCTGCCGCGCATCGCCGGCCCCTGCGGCATGGTGCTGTTCGGCGTGACGGGTGACCTGTCGCGCAAGAAGCTCATGCCGGCCATCTACGACCTGGCCAACCGCGGCCTGCTGCCGCCGGGCTTCTCGCTCGTCGGTTTCGCCCGCCGCGACTGGGCCGACCAGGACTTCGGGCAGGTCGTCTACGAGTCGGTCAAGCAGCACGCGCGCACCCCCTTCCGCGAGGACGTGTGGCGCAACCTCTCGGAGGGCTTCCGGTTCGTCCCTGGCACCTTCGACGACCCGGCCGCCTTCGACCTGCTCGCCCAGACCGTCCACCAGCTCGAGCAGGAGCGCGGGACGGGCGGCAACCTCGCGTTCTACCTGTCCATCCCGCCCGGCTCGTTCTCCATGGTCTGCGAGCAGCTCGAGCGCTCGGGCCTCGCGACGGCGGCGACCGACTCGTGGCGCCGCGTCGTCATCGAGAAGCCCTTCGGGCACGACCTGCCCAGCGCCCGCGAGCTGAACTCCATCGTCGAGAGCGTCTTCCCGGCCGACTCGGTCTTCCGGATCGACCACTACCTCGGCAAGGAGACGGTCCAGAACATCCTGGCGCTGCGCTTCGCGAACCAGATGTTCGAGCCGGTGTGGAACGCGAACTACGTCGACCACGTGCAGATCACCATGGCCGAGGACATCGGCATCGGCGGGCGCGCGGGCTACTACGACGGCATCGGCGCCGCCCGCGACGTCATCCAGAACCACCTGCTCCAGCTGCTCGCCCTCACGGCGATGGAGGAGCCGGTCTCGTTCCGGGCCGACGACCTGCGCGCCGAGAAGGAGAAGGTCCTCTCGGCCGTCCGGGTGCCCAGGGACATCGGCGCGGCCACCGCCCGCGGCCAGTACGCCGCCGGGTGGCAGGGCGCCGAGGAGGTCGTCGGCTACCTGCAGGAGGACGGGGTCGCGAAGACGTCCACCACGGAGACCTACGCCGCGGTCAAGCTCGAGGTCGACACCCGCCGCTGGGCGGGCGTGCCGTTCTACCTGCGCACCGGCAAGCGGCTGGGCAAGCGGGTCACCGAGATCGCCGTCGTCTTCAAGAAGGCGCCGCACCTGCCTTTCGACGACACCGCGACCGAGGAGCTGGGCCAGAACGCCATCGTCGTCCGGGTGCAGCCCGACGAGGGCATCACCATGCGCTTCGGCTCAAAGGTGCCGGGCGCGCAGATGGAGGTGCGCGACGTGACGATGGACTTCGGCTACGGCAACGCCTTCACCGAGTCCTCCCCCGAGGCCTACGAGCGGCTCATCCTCGACGTCCTGCTCGGCGACCCGCCGCTCTTCCCCCGCCACGAGGAGGTCGAGCTCTCCTGGAAGATCCTCGACCCGATCGAGCAGTGGTGGGGCCAGCACGGCAAGCCGCAGCCCTACCCCGCCGGTGGCTGGGGTCCCGCCGCGAGCGACGACATGATGGCCCGTGACGGCCGCACCTGGAGGATGCCTTGA
- the tal gene encoding transaldolase: MTNQNLQALADAGVSIWLDDLSRDRLNSGNLAELVKTRNVTGVTTNPSIFQAALSQGTAYDEQVALLAADGKSVEEAVFLMTTQDVRNACDVMQPVFEATDGVDGRVSIEVDPRLAHDTEKTVEQAKQLRDAVGRDNVLIKIPATVEGLPAITAVLAEGISVNVTLIFSLERYRAVMNAFLEGVEQAKANGKEVSTLVSVASFFVSRVDTEIDKRLDAIGTDEAKALKSKAGVANARLAYQAYEEVFSTPRWESLAAAGARPQRPLWASTGVKDPSLPDTLYVTELVAQGVVNTMPEKTLDATADHGQVTGDTITGHYAEAQDVLDRLEALGVSYADVVQQLEVEGVDKFEKAWGQLLDEVKANLDGAAQGKVGSDQ; this comes from the coding sequence ATGACCAACCAGAACCTGCAAGCCCTCGCCGACGCCGGCGTCTCCATCTGGCTCGACGACCTCTCCCGCGACCGCCTCAACAGCGGCAACCTCGCCGAGCTGGTCAAGACGCGCAACGTCACCGGCGTGACGACCAACCCGTCGATCTTCCAGGCGGCCCTGTCCCAGGGCACCGCCTACGACGAGCAGGTCGCCCTGCTCGCCGCCGACGGCAAGAGCGTCGAGGAGGCCGTCTTCCTCATGACGACACAGGACGTCCGCAACGCGTGCGACGTCATGCAGCCCGTCTTCGAGGCCACCGACGGCGTCGACGGCCGCGTGTCGATCGAGGTCGACCCGCGTCTGGCCCACGACACCGAGAAGACCGTCGAGCAGGCCAAGCAGCTGCGCGACGCCGTCGGCCGCGACAACGTCCTCATCAAGATCCCGGCGACCGTCGAGGGCCTGCCGGCCATCACCGCCGTCCTCGCCGAGGGCATCAGCGTCAACGTCACGCTGATCTTCTCCCTCGAGCGCTACCGCGCCGTGATGAACGCCTTCCTCGAGGGCGTCGAGCAGGCCAAGGCCAACGGCAAGGAGGTCTCGACCCTCGTCTCGGTCGCGTCGTTCTTCGTCTCCCGCGTCGACACCGAGATCGACAAGCGGCTGGACGCCATCGGCACCGACGAGGCGAAGGCGCTCAAGAGCAAGGCCGGCGTCGCCAACGCGCGCCTGGCCTACCAGGCCTACGAAGAGGTCTTCTCGACCCCGCGCTGGGAGTCCCTCGCCGCCGCCGGCGCCCGCCCGCAGCGCCCGCTGTGGGCCTCGACCGGGGTCAAGGACCCGAGCCTTCCCGACACCCTCTACGTCACCGAGCTCGTCGCCCAGGGCGTCGTCAACACCATGCCGGAGAAGACGCTCGACGCCACCGCCGACCACGGCCAGGTGACCGGCGACACCATCACCGGCCACTACGCCGAGGCGCAGGACGTCCTCGACCGGCTCGAGGCGCTCGGCGTCTCCTACGCCGACGTCGTCCAGCAGCTCGAGGTCGAGGGCGTCGACAAGTTCGAGAAGGCCTGGGGCCAGCTCCTCGACGAGGTCAAGGCCAACCTCGACGGCGCGGCGCAGGGCAAGGTGGGCTCGGACCAGTGA
- the secG gene encoding preprotein translocase subunit SecG, whose translation MTAVKIGLEVLLVLASLFLTLLILMHKGKGGGLSDMFGGGMSSSLGGSTVAERNLDRFTIAIGIIWFVTIVGLGLIARFSS comes from the coding sequence GTGACTGCGGTGAAGATCGGGCTCGAGGTCCTGCTCGTGCTGGCCAGCCTCTTCCTGACCCTGCTCATCCTCATGCACAAGGGGAAGGGCGGCGGTCTGTCGGACATGTTCGGCGGGGGGATGTCCAGCTCGCTGGGCGGCTCCACCGTCGCCGAGCGCAACCTCGACCGGTTCACCATCGCCATCGGCATCATCTGGTTCGTGACGATCGTCGGGCTCGGGCTCATCGCCCGGTTCTCCAGCTGA
- a CDS encoding glucose-6-phosphate isomerase: protein MSTLSVTASGPAADAVSQHVPGLVEAGFASKLFAQDPTLWGSDAESESAKRLSWVGLPRSSRPLVGEIAALRDDLMSDQVDHVVLCGMGGSSLAPEVICATAHKPLTVLDSSDPDYVRSALTDRLDRTIVVVSSKSGSTVETDSQRRAYEAAFRDAGIDPTTRIVVVTDPGSPLDQDAREKGFRVVNADPNVGGRYSALTAFGLVPSGLAGVDVEALLDDAESVADLLAADDDGNPGLRLGAAIAGTDPLRDKLALVDEGSGIVGFADWAEQLIAESTGKQGTGLLPVVVHDDADPEVRVPAHDVTVAHLIDVDADESNATVEGESHRSAVWVGGSLGAQMLLWEVATAAAGRLLGINPFDQPDVESAKAAARELLDQGIGSAGEPDATDGDVQIRAIGGTDGWLGDATTVPAAVDALLAQLDPEQGYLAVMAYLDRLEDAPLADCRRALALRTERPTTFGWGPRFLHSTGQFHKGGPRVGVYLQITADPQEDLEIPGRDFTFGQFIAAQAAGDAGVLADHGRPVLRLHLTDHASGLAQVLAALGVA from the coding sequence GTGAGCACGCTCTCCGTCACCGCGTCCGGCCCTGCGGCCGACGCGGTCAGCCAGCACGTCCCCGGACTCGTCGAGGCGGGCTTCGCCTCGAAGCTCTTCGCGCAGGACCCCACGCTGTGGGGCTCCGACGCGGAGAGCGAGTCGGCCAAGCGCCTGTCCTGGGTGGGCCTGCCGCGCAGCTCCCGCCCGCTCGTCGGGGAGATCGCGGCCCTGCGCGACGACCTCATGTCCGACCAGGTCGACCACGTCGTCCTCTGCGGCATGGGCGGCTCGTCGCTCGCCCCCGAGGTCATCTGCGCGACCGCGCACAAGCCGCTGACCGTCCTCGACTCCTCGGACCCGGACTACGTCCGCTCGGCCCTCACCGACCGGCTCGACCGCACGATCGTCGTCGTGTCGAGCAAGTCCGGCTCCACCGTCGAGACCGACTCGCAGCGGCGGGCGTACGAAGCCGCGTTCCGCGACGCGGGGATCGACCCGACGACGCGCATCGTCGTCGTCACCGACCCCGGTAGCCCGCTGGACCAGGACGCCCGCGAGAAGGGGTTCCGCGTCGTCAACGCCGACCCGAACGTCGGCGGGCGCTACTCGGCCCTCACCGCGTTCGGGCTCGTGCCCAGCGGTCTGGCCGGGGTCGACGTCGAGGCGCTGCTCGACGACGCCGAGTCGGTCGCCGACCTGCTGGCCGCCGACGACGACGGCAACCCGGGCCTGCGGCTCGGCGCCGCCATCGCCGGCACCGACCCGCTGCGCGACAAGCTCGCCCTCGTCGACGAGGGGTCGGGCATCGTCGGGTTCGCCGACTGGGCCGAGCAGCTCATCGCCGAGTCCACCGGCAAGCAGGGCACCGGTCTGCTCCCGGTCGTCGTCCACGACGACGCCGACCCGGAGGTCCGCGTCCCCGCGCACGACGTCACCGTCGCCCACCTCATCGACGTGGACGCCGACGAGTCGAACGCCACCGTCGAGGGCGAGAGCCACCGCAGCGCGGTGTGGGTCGGGGGCAGCCTCGGCGCGCAGATGCTGCTGTGGGAGGTCGCCACCGCGGCCGCCGGGCGGCTGCTCGGGATCAACCCGTTCGACCAGCCCGACGTCGAGAGCGCCAAGGCCGCGGCCCGCGAGCTGCTCGACCAGGGCATCGGGTCGGCGGGCGAGCCCGACGCCACCGACGGCGACGTGCAGATCCGCGCCATCGGCGGCACCGACGGCTGGCTCGGGGACGCCACCACCGTCCCGGCCGCGGTCGACGCGCTGCTGGCCCAGCTCGACCCCGAGCAGGGCTACCTCGCCGTCATGGCCTACCTCGACCGCCTCGAGGACGCGCCGCTGGCCGACTGCCGGCGCGCGCTCGCCCTGCGCACGGAGCGCCCGACGACGTTCGGGTGGGGCCCGCGCTTCCTGCACTCGACCGGCCAGTTCCACAAGGGCGGCCCCCGCGTCGGGGTCTACCTGCAGATCACGGCCGATCCGCAGGAGGACCTGGAGATCCCCGGCCGCGACTTCACCTTCGGGCAGTTCATCGCGGCCCAGGCCGCCGGTGACGCCGGGGTCCTCGCCGACCACGGCCGCCCGGTGCTGCGCCTGCACCTCACCGACCACGCGTCGGGGCTGGCCCAGGTCCTCGCCGCGCTCGGGGTCGCATGA